A genomic stretch from Amycolatopsis sp. 195334CR includes:
- a CDS encoding sensor histidine kinase: MRNRFLDTVRSCRYLFGGFGTSLLSVLTLALLPFLVIVLSILLIGVLLIPGVIRGSRRLTRLERRRISRYLGVEVAEDYRPLTGPASTRLHVALTDEATRRDLLYLLFHATLGIFLGVAGLALTVGTLFAVSVPLWWWLVPADRPVSMIYQISSWPRAFGMLGLATGYTLIAMLIAPPLARFHAGIGRRLLSPPPRRRLRLAEQVAQLTVSRAAALEAHGIELRRIEGALHDGTQNRIVAVSMHLGMVERALRRDPATALPLVLKAQDAATDALAGLREVVRSIYPPILADRGLAGALSALTSRSSIPCELNVDRVPPIPAAVEAAAYYIVSESLTNVAKHSGAETVEVWVTSEKDNLLITVCDDGHGGADEALGTGLMGMRRRIAAFSGEMSLSSPPGGPTELNVVLPCES, encoded by the coding sequence ATTCGAAATCGATTCCTCGACACGGTCCGCTCCTGCCGATATCTGTTCGGCGGATTCGGCACTTCCCTGCTTTCGGTGCTGACCCTGGCGCTGTTGCCGTTCCTGGTGATCGTGCTGAGCATCCTGCTCATCGGGGTGCTGCTCATCCCCGGCGTGATCAGGGGGTCGCGGCGGCTGACCCGGCTGGAGCGCCGCCGGATCTCCCGCTACCTCGGGGTCGAGGTGGCCGAGGACTACCGGCCGCTGACCGGGCCCGCCTCCACGCGGCTGCACGTCGCGCTCACCGACGAGGCGACCCGGCGCGATCTGCTGTACCTGCTTTTCCACGCCACACTGGGGATCTTCCTCGGGGTGGCCGGGCTGGCGCTGACCGTGGGCACGCTGTTCGCGGTGTCGGTGCCGCTGTGGTGGTGGCTGGTCCCGGCCGACCGGCCGGTCAGCATGATCTACCAGATCAGTTCCTGGCCGCGTGCGTTCGGCATGCTCGGCCTGGCCACCGGTTACACGCTGATCGCCATGCTGATCGCGCCGCCGCTGGCCCGGTTCCACGCCGGGATCGGCAGGCGGCTGCTCTCGCCGCCCCCTCGGCGGCGGCTGCGGCTGGCCGAGCAGGTCGCGCAGCTGACCGTCAGCCGCGCCGCCGCGCTGGAGGCACACGGGATCGAGCTGCGCCGGATCGAGGGCGCGCTGCACGACGGCACGCAGAACCGGATCGTCGCGGTGTCGATGCACCTGGGCATGGTGGAACGGGCGCTGCGCCGGGATCCGGCCACCGCGCTGCCGCTGGTGCTCAAGGCGCAGGACGCGGCCACCGACGCGCTGGCCGGGCTGCGCGAGGTGGTCCGCAGCATCTACCCGCCGATCCTGGCCGACCGGGGACTGGCCGGCGCGCTGTCCGCGCTGACCTCGCGGTCCTCGATACCGTGTGAGCTCAACGTGGACCGCGTGCCGCCGATCCCGGCCGCGGTGGAGGCGGCCGCCTACTACATCGTCTCGGAGTCGCTGACCAACGTGGCCAAGCACAGCGGCGCGGAGACCGTCGAAGTCTGGGTGACCAGTGAAAAGGACAATCTGTTGATCACAGTCTGCGATGACGGGCACGGGGGCGCCGACGAGGCGCTCGGCACCGGCCTGATGGGGATGCGCCGCCGGATCGCGGCGTTCTCCGGCGAGATGTCGCTGAGCAGCCCGCCCGGCGGTCCCACCGAGCTGAACGTGGTGCTGCCGTGCGAGTCGTGA
- a CDS encoding response regulator transcription factor, translating to MRVVIVEDDALLREGLVLLLRSEGFEVVAALENAVDFLAVLGAERPDVAVVDVRLPPTFRDEGLRAAVEARRRYPGFPVLMLSAHVEHSYATELLSEGGKVGYLLKERVGKVENFLDSLRRVVEGGTAIDPEVIAQLLTQQKKGDALGNLSKRELEVLGLMAEGYDNSTIGGMLFVTETSVSKHIRSIFAKLGLQQSESGHRRVLAVLAYLQEAH from the coding sequence GTGCGAGTCGTGATCGTCGAGGACGACGCGCTGCTGCGCGAAGGACTGGTGCTGCTGCTCCGGTCGGAGGGCTTCGAAGTGGTGGCGGCGCTGGAGAACGCCGTGGACTTCCTCGCCGTGCTGGGTGCCGAACGGCCGGACGTCGCCGTGGTCGACGTCCGGCTGCCGCCGACCTTCCGCGACGAGGGGCTGCGTGCCGCCGTCGAGGCCCGGCGCCGCTACCCCGGTTTCCCGGTGCTCATGCTGTCCGCGCACGTGGAGCACAGCTACGCCACGGAACTGCTGTCCGAGGGCGGCAAGGTCGGTTACCTGCTCAAGGAGCGGGTCGGCAAGGTGGAGAACTTCCTGGACTCCCTGCGGCGCGTGGTCGAGGGCGGCACGGCCATCGACCCGGAGGTGATCGCGCAGCTGCTCACCCAGCAGAAGAAGGGCGACGCGCTGGGGAACCTGAGCAAGCGCGAGCTGGAGGTGCTGGGGCTGATGGCCGAGGGCTACGACAACAGCACCATCGGCGGCATGCTCTTCGTCACCGAAACCTCGGTGAGCAAGCACATCCGCAGCATCTTCGCCAAACTCGGCCTGCAGCAGAGCGAAAGCGGGCACCGCCGGGTGCTGGCGGTGCTCGCTTACCTCCAGGAAGCGCACTGA
- a CDS encoding ABC transporter permease — MFGLAWRTIKGRKGGFAGAFIALFAASALITGCGILLESGLNSGAPPERYAGAPVVVGAKQALEDPNVPDIPYGGRVRLPADTVAAVAAVPGVASALGDVSFPVTMAKDGAIVRPASAAVYGHGWDSAALGPFQLTGGRAPAGANEVVLDDRLAGELGLGVDSRFTLAVGAVPSEYRVVGLTGLSGDGELRQHAVFFTPAEAGKLGGHPGQVDAVGVLPAAGADPAELATRIDTALSGRGVQLFTGDERGAIEFLDVAQAKGTLVAVAGSFGGVALMVALFIVASTLALQIQQRRRELALLRAIAATPKQLHRLIGIESVLVALVAALLGLVPGVLLSSAMRDAFAGIGLVPADFALVTGPVPMLVAVVLCVVAARVAGWLSARKAARIRPVEALGEAAVQSPKLGWVRSVVGVLLLAAGVGLSMLPLVVSGDTATGAAAMSVVVLVIAVALLGPRLAVIAIVMLGPFLRASSRTGGYLAAANTRANSRRLASAITPLVLAIAIASVQLFTGTTRMAIAEDQASAGVVADYVVSGGASGLSPRIADEVAAVPGVATATPVLRTQLLGDYFVAGATNSSTRAFGAQGVAPAGLAANMDLDVRQGSMDQLTGDTVALSQVGSELFEAGPGQRIQLHLGDGTPINPMVVAVYGNGLGFGDLTLPRDVLLAHSPNGLDDMVLVKAEPGAAEAVRTALEGVAAKYLGVGVQDRAGFSAAQQGKFEMQGLATTLLLIAVFAYIAIGVANTLVMATAERRREFALLRLVGTDRRQVSGMMRTEAFVVIVIAAVIGSVLAVPPLVGVSLGLSERADPYPAVDVLTYLAILAVTALIALLSIMIPARLAMRTRPVEAIGTRE, encoded by the coding sequence ATGTTCGGCCTGGCCTGGCGGACGATCAAGGGGCGCAAGGGCGGTTTCGCCGGTGCCTTCATCGCGCTCTTCGCCGCTTCCGCGCTGATCACCGGCTGCGGGATCCTGCTCGAATCGGGGCTGAACTCCGGCGCGCCGCCCGAGCGGTACGCCGGTGCCCCGGTGGTGGTCGGCGCCAAGCAGGCGCTGGAGGACCCGAACGTGCCGGACATCCCGTACGGCGGCCGGGTCCGGCTGCCCGCGGACACGGTGGCGGCGGTGGCCGCGGTGCCCGGGGTGGCCTCCGCGCTCGGGGACGTCAGCTTCCCGGTGACCATGGCGAAGGACGGCGCGATCGTGCGGCCGGCGTCGGCCGCGGTGTACGGGCACGGCTGGGATTCGGCCGCGCTCGGCCCGTTCCAGCTGACCGGCGGCCGCGCCCCGGCCGGGGCGAACGAGGTGGTGCTGGACGACCGCCTCGCCGGCGAACTCGGGCTCGGCGTGGACAGCCGGTTCACCCTCGCGGTGGGCGCGGTGCCGTCGGAATACCGCGTGGTGGGGCTCACCGGACTGTCGGGGGACGGTGAGCTCCGCCAGCACGCGGTGTTCTTCACCCCGGCGGAGGCGGGAAAGCTGGGCGGTCACCCCGGCCAGGTGGACGCGGTCGGCGTGCTGCCCGCGGCCGGGGCCGACCCGGCGGAACTGGCCACCCGGATCGACACCGCGCTGAGCGGGCGCGGGGTGCAGCTGTTCACCGGCGACGAGCGCGGGGCCATCGAGTTCCTCGACGTCGCGCAGGCCAAGGGCACGCTGGTCGCGGTGGCCGGGTCGTTCGGCGGGGTGGCGCTGATGGTGGCGCTGTTCATCGTGGCCAGCACGCTGGCACTGCAGATCCAGCAGCGGCGCCGGGAGCTGGCACTGCTGCGCGCGATCGCGGCCACGCCGAAGCAACTGCACCGCCTCATCGGCATCGAGAGCGTGCTCGTCGCGCTCGTGGCGGCCCTGCTCGGCCTGGTGCCGGGGGTGCTGCTCAGCTCGGCGATGCGGGACGCCTTCGCCGGGATCGGCCTGGTCCCCGCCGACTTCGCGCTGGTCACCGGCCCGGTGCCGATGCTGGTCGCGGTGGTGCTCTGCGTGGTCGCGGCCCGGGTGGCCGGCTGGCTTTCCGCGCGCAAGGCCGCGCGCATCCGCCCGGTGGAAGCGCTCGGCGAGGCCGCGGTGCAGTCGCCGAAGCTCGGCTGGGTGCGCTCGGTGGTCGGCGTGCTGCTGCTGGCCGCCGGGGTCGGGTTGTCCATGCTGCCGCTGGTGGTCTCCGGGGACACCGCGACCGGTGCCGCCGCGATGTCGGTGGTGGTGCTGGTGATCGCGGTCGCGCTGCTCGGCCCGCGGCTGGCGGTGATCGCCATCGTGATGCTCGGGCCGTTCCTCCGCGCGAGCTCGCGGACCGGTGGCTACCTGGCCGCGGCGAACACCCGGGCCAACTCACGCCGCCTCGCCTCGGCCATCACCCCGTTGGTGCTGGCCATCGCGATCGCGTCGGTGCAGTTGTTCACCGGCACCACGCGCATGGCCATCGCCGAGGACCAGGCCAGTGCCGGCGTGGTGGCCGACTACGTGGTCAGCGGTGGTGCGTCCGGGCTGTCACCCCGGATCGCGGACGAGGTCGCGGCCGTGCCGGGAGTGGCCACCGCGACCCCGGTGCTGCGCACGCAGCTGCTGGGCGACTACTTCGTGGCCGGGGCGACCAACTCCAGCACGCGTGCCTTCGGCGCGCAGGGCGTGGCTCCGGCCGGCCTGGCCGCGAACATGGACCTCGACGTCCGCCAGGGCAGCATGGACCAGCTCACTGGCGACACCGTGGCGCTGAGCCAGGTCGGCTCGGAGCTGTTCGAGGCCGGGCCGGGGCAGCGGATCCAGCTGCACCTCGGCGACGGCACGCCGATCAACCCGATGGTGGTGGCCGTCTACGGCAACGGGCTCGGCTTCGGTGACCTCACCCTGCCCAGGGACGTGCTGCTGGCGCACAGCCCGAACGGGCTCGACGACATGGTGCTGGTCAAGGCCGAGCCGGGCGCGGCCGAGGCGGTGCGGACCGCGCTGGAGGGCGTCGCGGCCAAGTACCTCGGGGTCGGCGTGCAGGACCGGGCCGGGTTTTCCGCGGCGCAGCAAGGGAAGTTCGAGATGCAGGGGCTGGCCACCACGCTGCTGCTGATCGCGGTGTTCGCCTACATCGCCATCGGGGTGGCCAACACGCTGGTGATGGCCACCGCGGAACGCCGCCGCGAGTTCGCCCTGCTGCGCCTGGTCGGCACGGACCGGCGGCAGGTGAGCGGGATGATGCGCACCGAGGCCTTCGTGGTGATCGTGATCGCCGCGGTGATCGGCTCGGTGCTGGCCGTGCCGCCGCTGGTCGGGGTGAGCCTCGGGCTGAGCGAGCGGGCCGATCCGTACCCGGCCGTCGATGTGCTGACCTACCTGGCGATCCTGGCCGTCACCGCGCTGATCGCGTTGCTGTCCATCATGATCCCGGCACGGCTGGCCATGCGGACGCGGCCGGTCGAGGCGATCGGCACGCGCGAGTAG
- a CDS encoding ABC transporter ATP-binding protein, giving the protein MEQRATAESVRLEAVTKVYGTGKSAVHALRGVDLNLPHGSFTAVMGPSGSGKSTLLHCAAGLDRPTSGAVRLGDKDLSQLTEAQLTELRRTRVGFIFQAYNLIGSLTVAENITLPLRLANVKTDKAWLAEIVAQVGLSDRLKHKPSELSGGQQQRVAIARALITQPTVVFADEPTGALDTRTGHQVLELLRRMVDTLGQRVLMVTHDPVAASWADRVVFLADGALAGELERPSPDQVADRLTRLGEW; this is encoded by the coding sequence ATGGAACAGCGGGCGACGGCCGAGTCCGTCCGGCTGGAGGCGGTCACCAAGGTCTACGGCACCGGGAAAAGCGCGGTGCACGCGCTGCGCGGGGTGGACCTGAACCTGCCGCACGGCAGCTTCACCGCGGTGATGGGCCCGTCCGGTTCCGGCAAGAGCACGCTGCTGCACTGCGCGGCGGGGCTGGACCGGCCGACCTCCGGCGCGGTCCGGCTCGGCGATAAGGATCTGTCCCAGCTCACCGAAGCCCAGCTGACCGAATTGCGGCGGACCAGGGTCGGCTTCATCTTCCAGGCCTACAACCTGATCGGCTCGCTGACCGTGGCCGAGAACATCACCCTGCCGCTGCGGCTGGCGAACGTGAAGACGGACAAGGCGTGGCTGGCCGAGATCGTCGCGCAGGTGGGGCTTTCCGACCGGCTCAAGCACAAGCCGAGCGAACTGTCGGGCGGCCAGCAGCAGCGGGTGGCGATCGCGCGGGCGCTGATCACCCAGCCCACCGTGGTCTTCGCCGACGAGCCCACCGGCGCGCTGGACACCCGCACCGGGCACCAGGTGCTGGAGCTGCTGCGGCGCATGGTGGACACGCTCGGTCAGCGCGTGCTGATGGTGACCCACGATCCGGTGGCGGCGTCCTGGGCCGACCGGGTGGTGTTCCTCGCCGACGGTGCGCTGGCCGGGGAACTCGAACGGCCGTCGCCCGATCAGGTGGCCGACCGGCTGACCAGGCTCGGGGAGTGGTGA